The following nucleotide sequence is from Malania oleifera isolate guangnan ecotype guangnan chromosome 4, ASM2987363v1, whole genome shotgun sequence.
gggttgatgaatgctctggtggtgttcatggatctaatgaacagggttttccatgagtacttggatcggttcgtggcagtgttcattgacgacattctggtatactcgaggagttcgaaagagcatgagaatcatctgaggttagtattacagattttttgggagaagaagttgtatgctaaactgaagaagtgtgaattctagttgagtcagattgcgttcttaggccatgtggttactggtgatggtatatcagttgatttTAGCAAGATcaaagttgtggtcgactgggcgaggctgaagaatgtgcaggaaatttgaaattttctaggactggcgggttactatcgttgattcgtggaggggttctctaaactgtctggacctatgactcgattgaccaggaagggggtgcagtttgagtggaccagtgattgcgagcagtgctttcaagagttaaagcgtCAGACggttactgctccggttttgaccatCCCTTATGGGGATGgcgggtttgtgatttatagtgacgcgtctctgaagggtttgggatgtgtgcttatgcaacagggtaaggtagtagcgtatgattttcggcaattgaaagagtatgagaagaattaccctacgcatgatctagagttggttgctattgtatatgcactgaagatctggcgacactacttgtatggtatgcagtgtgagatcttcactaaccacAAGAGCCTtgggtatttcttcacgcaaaaggagttgaatatgaggcagagacagtggcttgagttgattaaggactacgattgcacgatcatttatcacccaaggaaagctaatgtggtggttgatgcattgagtcagaagtcggAACCTGCGGCTGTATCTGTAGTTGTAgttcagcatcacatcagacaggatctggagagttcaggtatagagttggtgcatggtgatcatcagactttcTTTACTATTATGGTGGTCCAACTAACTTTGTTTGAACGTGTTAAAGCcatgcaggctagtgatgcagagttggcagaggttatggaaaaggtacggCAAGGACTGGCTCCAGAATTCAACATCTCTAACAGAGGTGTGTTGAcgtttgggaccaggttgtgtatttcgaacgatgatgagatcagaatgACGATTCTGGAAGAAGCGCATCGCTCTTTATGTAtagtacatccgggtagtacaaagatgtatcgggacttgcacgagaccttctggtggtctagtatgaagaggtagattgctcagttcatggagcagtgtttgacgcgTCAGTAGGTGAAAACTGAACATTAGAGgtcggcagggccattgcagcctttgcctatttcggtgtggaaataggagcatatttccatggattttgtgaccgggtTGTCGCCAacgcttcatgggcagaatgtcatttgggtgatcgtggacagattGACGAAGTCTGCTCATTTCGTATTGATGAAGGTTGGTTATCCTCTGAGTAGGTtagcagatatgtatgtgcatgaggttgtgagaatgcatggggtgccggtgtccattgtgtcagatcaagatctgatgtttacttctcgattttggaggagcttacaggaggcactggggatgaagcttactttcagtatagtgTTCCACCtgcagactaatggacagtcggagaggacaatacagatcttggaagatatgttacgagcttgtgtgttagattgcGGTGGTAGCTAgattcagtttatgccacttgtggagtttgcctataacaacagcttccaggctagtatagggatggcaccgtttgaggctttgtatggttggaggtgtcgatatcctttgtattggaatgaggtcggtgaacgtcaggttttaggacctgaactcgtgcagcaggcgtctgaaaaggtaggtttgatccggaagaggattagatcggctcagagtcggcataagagttatgcagatgtttgcCGCCATGATTTAGATttcaaggtggggggtaaggtatttctaagtatcgctccaatgaaaggggtgatgagatttgggaggaagggcaagctgagcccgaggtatattggaccattcgaggtacttgaacgagtgggtccggtagcctataggattgcactacccccaccACTCTttagggtccatgatgtgtttcacatatccatgttgagaaggtatgtgttggatccttcacatgttatcagctatgatgagttggaaattagggatactttagcgtataaagagatacctattcaggttctagaccgtaaagttcagaagcttcgtaccaaagagataccattagtgatggtattgtggcgaaaccatgaggttgaggaagctttttgggaattggaaacgaaaatatgccgaaagtatccacagttgttttgagttcTTGTAtattatcctactttgggttgggataggggGTTAGTCGTCgggtgtgtgtgtattgtgaactcctgagacggttgtaaatgaatcacggtattcctccgccataagtgagggtatgtatgtgtatatgtatgatggggttgcgttgtagtagtcgccagttttctTCCTAGAATTGTGTATATGTATTTAGTTGTATAAGTAGTggatgagagatggcaaatttcgagggtGAAATTTTTgcaaggaggggaggatgtaagaacccgaaccgtgataaatgggtttaaataaataagagaggggcaaattgggaatttagcagaattcgtcgacgaagtctatgtaTCTCTCATCAACGAAGTtgagaggctcgtcgacgaggagaagccgaggggtttcgggaaacaggtgatatcaggattcgttgacgaattcatcatctcgtcgatgagctgtctatatgacctcgtcgatgaggacaccatttcgttgacgaggacgcctgagtcaaagggctataaatatgaattctctttacttctcaattaagaaaactaaatcctatctctctctctctctctttagaactctccctactctctactTCTCTAGATTTCCTCACCGTTCGTCGCGAGAATcgtgaatctaaagttaccacgaggatcgtggaaggattctctacaagttctatggatcggaatcccaatttgaaaatttttgggttTCAGATTAAAATCGAGGTAGGGttcgattttcaattctaatccggtAGTTTAGTAAAGAATAatgttgtgagtatcttctgtactgttgattgtaagttttggaactcggttagctatttaggggccttagagttcgggatttgctatttgggggaaaggtaaagggaattgtgtttatatcggttatttttgaaatcggactcggtggaactgtggttcacggtcctgtgtgtgttttgactactcatttggggggatctaatgggaaaaactataggtttttcgtGATTATAGTTTTGATaaaaaagggggtgacgggctgtatccctggttttgttgaaaatcggacgtatatgttgatttatactgtgttatagggatggtcatgccttgacttgttttaaactgtatgcgtttgaaaaatcatgattttagattagcaaatgggtgtggtttgtttggttatatgagcatgcatgtgtgtgtgatttgttgaaatgctagtaggtacgctgtttcgaattgttccaggtactaagagtgtccggctctatatctgagggcgtatgaaatcgctggccataaaTTTGgcagagtgtccaactctatatctaagggcgtgagcctattccggtagatcaggctgaagggtgtggatccaccagtttagcactggtacaatgccatgggagtcagggactagccatgctAGTGGTGCCGTGTTCGCGGGTCGGCTACGGGCTAACGCCGTATGTCACAGGCCGGTTTCaggccgatgggtgtgatgacacctggatttctgatcatgtgtgtgtgtgcttgtatgtactattgtgaaattagtattggactgcatttaactgcgtgtatgttgtatcatgataacactcaaatgccatacaccgatataacctgtgttcttccttactgagaggtgtctcacccctactgtacgtacatttttataggtccttcgagtaaccggaactagcgtcttggtgtagggagcatagtggccggtgtactgcggttagcgcttgggtaagtgctaggactgtgttttgatgggttgccgttttgggatgtgttgggcatcaagttgtacgttgtatgatagagcctattTCTGCTAttatataaactctggtatggtattgcatatgtatatagaatgaccgTATTTTTGCTGTGTATATTCTactgtgtttggatgtgtatagggtgcctaggaaccccacgaggttggaccctcatccttgtctcgtatcttggatgttttgtgTGATACAAGAattggttggtttacattttcaccccatGAGttccattttcgggttcggggcgtgacatccacgacttcacaagtttcaagatgttcCTCAGGAAcagttcattgtctctcctcttttttatcttatcatcgtttctctAATCAATATTTGACTTTTCTTTCTATCATGTCCCAACATCctgaacccacctcatattctcaggtTATGCTGCATCCACATTGGTGTGATGCCATGGCTTATGAAATCCAAGCtttagaaaccaataatacataagttcttcaacaccttccacctggaaaaaaaccaattggctgtaaatgggagttcaaaacaaaatttcagGTGATGGATCCATAAAGCGAGACAAAGCTCGATTGGTGGCCAAGGGCTGCACTTAGgcagaaggtttggattatcatgagacttttgctcctgttgctaaactTGTTACTAttaggtgtgttcttgcagtggctgCAACTCGGAATTGGCATCTCTTTCAATTGGACATCAACAAcacttttctccatggtgacctcgatgaggaggtttatatgctCCCTCCACTgggttattgcaaacagggggagactagtgtttgtcgtcttcagaaatccctttatggtcttaagcaagcctctcgcaattggttctctaaattatcttctgttttacttgctgCGGGTTTCATCCAATCTCAGGCCAATCATTCTCTTTTCACCCGTTCTCGGGGTCAAACTTTTACTCTTATacttatttatgttgatgacattcttaTGGCAGGTAATGATCTCTtcgatattagcactttcaaagtcatgtttgcttagaaattcaaactaaaggatcttggcaaattgaaatatttccttggcctcgaagttgctCACTCTTCCactggcatatttcttaatcaacgaaaatatgctcttgacatccttaCTAATAGCGGTCATTTTGGTGCTCGTCCTacccactttcccatggaacaaaatcctaagctcaataatactgatggtgatcttctctctgATCCAAACTCGTTTCGGTGACTCAttggacgtttgatatatctcaccatcactcgtcccgacattgtatttccagtcaacattttcagtcaatttatgcaccagcctagACGACCACATTATGATGTTGTTGTACGTGTTCTTTGATACCTTAAGACTTCTCCAAgacaaggcttattttttcctactgccaacactcttcaagtctcagcctatTCTCATTCAAaaattgggctagttgtcccctcactctCTGTCTCACCATtggttttttcattcagttggaCACTAGTCCGATTTCttggcgcactaagaaacaaactacagtgTCTCGTTCCTCCGTTGAAGTTGAGTACcgggcacttgcttccactacttgtaaacttacatggctcaaaactcttttaaatgatcttggagTACCGCATTCCCAACCTATGCtattatattgtgacaaccaagcgacTCTTCATATTGCTCAGAATCCAGTTTTCCAcgaacgtacaaaacatatagaaatcaaTTGTCATATTGTTCATGAAAAGTTACGAAGTggcctcttcttcactaagcatattcctccCACAGTCAGCTTGCGATATCTTCACCAAATCTTTGGATTGTGAACATTTCCAAAACTTATCATGCAAGTTGGATATTACGGATcttcatgctccaacttgagggggagtattagaaaACTATATACTTTCTATCTTAGAAAAATATaaactttccattttttcaattctctcatgtatatatatacccttgtaatcttTGTAATATATGAGAATCAATAGAGAAAAATTATCTTTTCTCGAAATTTTAACAGTTTATGACATGATTTGAtaagttaatttaattttaaacatttaaaaaacTATTTAAATTGACAAATAGTAGACCTAAAGAACAACTTGAGGTGTATTAGAAAATTTCTCCTTGAAGTTCATTTACTTTCTCAATTTGTAGCTTAATTCCCAAATCCTAAACTTATTTTAGCATGCTTGTTCAAGAATTAATTCAaattatacttattttattttattttcttatttttgctaAAAATTAACCATAGGAAGATTATTCtaagggcaaaagacactgaACTCCcctaagatttgacaaaaagacaatgactcatatgagatttcaaaaattctaagaaCCTCcctgaaaatttcaaaaattctaagtGTCTCCCCaaagtttgtcaaaaagacataaACTTCCCTTTGTATTTTACAGGAAGGTATGTGAcacttttaaaatttcaaaaaaaatctgtgatatttttaaaattttaagaaagatttttatctttttactaaacttgaggaaaaataagtgtcttttatcttttttctaattaaataaaatttatatgaTTCAAAACCATGTTATGTGCTATGGTGGTTTATTAAGGTTCGTATCATTGAGCTGAGTTAAATAATCACTTGTGGTAAATTACATAAGTTCCTACTACTCAACTACTCAATTAAAATATGATAGAAGTGGTAGTctattttagtatttctatgcgGATGGTGACTTATTTTGACCAACTCTTAAAAAGGTATCCCCAAATCATTTTTTTCTCAATGATAGAAACAAAAAGCATTTCAAAACAACTCTTAGTTCTGGTGGGCCCAAGGGTTGCGTTGACAATTGCCCATGCTCTGGCCAATAGGATTTAAGAAATTCTTCTTTGTTTGGTTTCAGCTTGCCACGGTCCCTTCTATTAACTGCAGGCAGGCAAATTGCTACTACAAATTTTCCCTTGTCACAGAGCAAACTATGGAAGGAATGGTTTTATTGCTTTGAAGTTTGACACGAGCAAAGCTTAAGATAGAACAGAATGGTTCTTTCTCGCGCGAGTAATGATTTAATTGGTACCTAAATATGCAATATAATGAAACAAACCATTGTCGACGCTTTCGCTCGTGTTCCACTTAATACTTTGGTAAATGATCATTTGAATATTTTCAATAGAACAGCAATTGCACAATGATATAATTCCTCCATCTTTGATCTCTTGCTTTGTTTTGCTGCAGTGATAATTGTTCATATATACAGTGGAAACAATTTCAATCTGTACATTCTTTTTCTGAAGAGTGCAAAACACACTTGAGAACCTACTTCATAAGTGGAAACTAACAGAATATATGTCAAAGGGAGGTGTTGCCTAGCTTGTTGGTCATAGTCACAGCATACATGTTTTAATTTTTGCCGGGCGACAATCTTGCCGTCCGCGTGCAGTTGGAAGAGGTGCTGTTGTACTTTGGAATATTGCAAGTGATTCCGATTTCACCCAATGTGAACGACATGAGCATGATGCTGTCGGGATGGTTGCTCAGTCTCTTCATCTGATGAAGTGGGTGATGCATCTTGGAGTCGCTAAGATTCACCCAACAAACAGAAGAAAAGATAGTTTGCTAATGAGGTTCACCCTATAATTTGATTCAACTTGATAAATTTGTGGTgctagaaatatgaaagtatagaaTAGTGGCTGCGTGTGGACTTACCCGTTGCTGTAGTCGTCGCTGGATAGCATTGGCTGCTTTCACCATAAGGTAGATTGGCAGAACAATCCCAGCAGTTCGCAAAAGCAATACCTGTTGGCAAGGACTCTAGGTGAGTTTTCATTTAAGAATAGTTCCATAGTTATCATTACAATGTGAAGTTGTGAGGTATTTTTTGTTACCATGAACAGTGGGAAAGAGTACTCCTCGACTCCTGTAATAATGAGGGGAAGCGTGTGACGCAAAATCAGCAGCATCATGAACTGCagaggagaaaatataataatggGTAAGAGTGCTATTGTAAGAATGCTGACAATGAGCCATTCAGTTCCACAACTATATTTTCAGTTCATCTGGTGGACTTTTTTAATTccaatccaaattcaaatttagatTTCAAGAAAAAAGAGCTTTCACACATCTTTTGCTACACCTTCTTTTGTCAAACAATTGAaccaatgaacacaaccacatcTTGAAGTGAGACCCTCCTCGCTAGTTACTGATAATCTTCTTTGTTAAGCAATTTATCATTACAAATCTTAATCGAGAAAAAATTCCAACTTTAGGAACTATTTGCTTGGATGAAGGAAAATTTTGTAAGAGGAACATGTTAGCAAACATTGAAAATGTTACCATGAATGAATGGAAATACAAGGGCAGAAAGAATAAAAACTAAATGGAACTTGGGGAAAGTCATCATAGAAAGTTTCATCATGTGTGGCCCAGACCAATGAAGCCACAATGATTCAATCAAAAGTAGAAGGATGACGGAAACTTGTGCAAAGCATAAAAGGTGGGCAAAGGCAGTGAGAAAGGGCAATAAGGTACTTAAGGATATTGCTTCATACAGCAATAAGGCTTCGTTGCATTGAGCTTAAGTTTTCATATAGTTTGGTAATTTTTGTCGATGCCTTTGTTGAATATGAAAATATGGTTTAGGTACTATCTAACTTACAAGTttttcttagagagagagagagagagagagagagagattacgaTTAGTGCAACAGAACGACAGCACACCATGCTTCTTGCTGTGGAAGCTGCATACTCATCATAGTCAGGATCAAGGAAATTACGATCGGTTGACACCATTGCTATAAAGCGAGGATTATTCAACTCCCTTGCAGAGATCTCCCAATTTCCCCTGATAAGCAATTGCAGGGTACATTGTTAAAAAATGTCATGTATGTTTCACATCAATGGCAATCCAGAAtccaaatataaattttataaaaaaaaaaaaaaatgataacaaataagaatACCTGAAGTTCATTGAGATGTCCCTAAACTGGAACACTGGAGGAGGTGCTGTGTAACCTGGCTTAAATTGCTGCAATCCAAGCACAAATAAAACTTAAGATTAAAACTGCTCATCTCCAATTTGCAGGACTAACAATGTGATGATAAGTCTTATAGCAAACTTCTCATAGGAATACAACCatgttttttaaaaattcaaagagAGAAAAATGAGCTACCTGGTGGCAAATTTCACAGAGAGTATCACCCTTCTCATTACACCACCTTTGAACACATCTTCGATGAGCATACTGCAAAAAGCCAGGAAGATTGAAGGACGCTGAGGACTAATCTAGCTTAATCGGATTATACGGGCCAAGAAAAATTATAAAGAACTTAAAAGGGCAGACAGAAATTTATTAAAAGAATTGAGAATACACTGAAATGTCGAAACAATGTAGAGATGGTTCTAATTAAAGCAGTATTTACATTAAAGTTCAACTGACCTTCAAGCTGCCACAGCAAGAGCAAGGTGCCTCCATATTTGCAGCTTCATCCTCATCCTGGCATATCCTACATTCCACCAACTTCCTCGGATACAATCCGTTTCTAAAATCCTTCTTATGCGATGAATCGCCTGCCACTGTGTCGCTAACCACAGAGGGTGCAGCGAGCTTTGATCGGTTTCTGCTCTCGATTGCAGCTTCCAGTGTGGATTCAGTAAGCAACCGATCCACCAGCAATACAAAGTGATCCCCCATCCTCAAAAAGCTGCCAGCAATTTAAGTTTTTGTATATTTGAAGGAAAGCAGATTGCTACAAGAGCCCCCTTTAGCAAGAACTTCTCCTAATGAACCAGAGCTGCTAtaaatcagaaacaaaaacatTTAGTACAGACACATGTATttgaagaattgaattgaaatgcTGGGATTAATAAAGCAAACAAGATTAAGAAGATCTGGAAGGGCTCCTTTCAGTCAGAACACCTAATGAGTCGGTGACcaaacaaaaatttgaaaatggaCCCTCACAATGCATGTCTATGGACTATTATAAATGTCATTCAGACTTCTATTATGGCTCCTTTTGGATGTAAAATGAATAAcgtgtatttttttatttattgatttactATTCTCACTTTTTCTTGATTACCATGAGAAAATGgatacttttatatttttttcccttcaaATTTTCAGACCAGGCTAGAAAAAGGTGAGCGCTGGGATGGGCTTTAGAAAAAGAGAAAATAGGCTTGAATTGGATTGCATGGATCCGTTTAGAAACCAAACCCAGTTGAAAAGCCAAGAATTGTAAGAGTGAATGAAAAGAATAGAATAGGTAAACCAATTAAGGGACTTCATTCCAATCAAAAGCAAAACTGAAGCTTCACCTATGGGACCATACTCAACAAACCACAATATAAGAGTACCAAAAAATTTTCAAGGCAAGGAGACAAGGAGGGAAAAAGGACCACACTAAAAACAAAGGAGCCTTTGCTTTAATTGAACATAAAAAAGAGTTCCAAAGAACTGCCGGCACAatccaatgaaaaaaaaaaaaaaccagaggAATCCAAATGAATTAGAACAAGTAACAGAGACTACGCAGAAGAgaaaacagagaaca
It contains:
- the LOC131153188 gene encoding uncharacterized protein LOC131153188, which translates into the protein MGDHFVLLVDRLLTESTLEAAIESRNRSKLAAPSVVSDTVAGDSSHKKDFRNGLYPRKLVECRICQDEDEAANMEAPCSCCGSLKYAHRRCVQRWCNEKGDTLCEICHQQFKPGYTAPPPVFQFRDISMNFRGNWEISARELNNPRFIAMVSTDRNFLDPDYDEYAASTARSMVCCRSVALIFMMLLILRHTLPLIITGVEEYSFPLFMVLLLRTAGIVLPIYLMVKAANAIQRRLQQRRLQDASPTSSDEETEQPSRQHHAHVVHIG